Proteins encoded by one window of Gemmatimonadaceae bacterium:
- a CDS encoding glycosyltransferase family 4 protein: MPLRILHVDSGREWRGGQRQVLLLTRGQRDQGHEPLVVAAADAPLLHRLRSAGLAASALRMRADWDLVAARRLHALVATWRPHIVHAHDARAHALALGALIGKRDIPLVVTRRVAFTPRGRLKYGPRVARFIAISHAVRDALVRGGVPVDHIDVVYSGVPTPRIEAPRDWRVERGWAPDTILCGVVGAMTAEKGVRLLAGIGDQLAPALRSRIRLVLLGGKATGTESLGGIEAYRAGFVDEVHRAMAGLDLLWHPSSAEGLGTAVIDAMALGVPPIAFSVGGLPELIVDGTTGLLVPPGDVGAFAQAASRALQDTALRRAMHVAGPERARQFSVERMVAGTGESYVRVLSGTGH, from the coding sequence ATGCCACTCCGAATACTCCACGTCGACAGCGGGCGCGAATGGCGCGGTGGCCAGCGACAGGTCCTGCTGCTGACGCGCGGCCAGCGCGACCAGGGACACGAGCCGCTGGTCGTCGCCGCGGCCGACGCCCCGTTGCTGCATCGCCTGCGTAGTGCGGGGCTCGCCGCCAGCGCGCTGCGCATGCGCGCCGACTGGGATCTCGTCGCCGCTCGCCGGCTGCATGCCCTCGTCGCGACATGGCGCCCCCACATCGTGCATGCGCACGACGCGCGCGCCCACGCCCTCGCGCTCGGGGCGCTCATCGGCAAGCGCGACATCCCGCTCGTCGTCACGCGACGCGTCGCCTTCACGCCCCGGGGGCGCCTCAAGTACGGCCCGCGCGTCGCCCGTTTCATCGCCATCTCGCACGCCGTGCGCGACGCACTGGTGCGCGGCGGCGTCCCCGTGGACCACATCGACGTGGTCTATTCGGGCGTCCCCACACCGCGCATCGAGGCACCGCGCGATTGGCGCGTCGAGCGCGGATGGGCCCCCGACACCATCCTCTGCGGCGTGGTCGGCGCGATGACCGCGGAAAAGGGGGTGCGCCTCCTTGCCGGGATCGGCGATCAACTCGCCCCCGCACTCCGCTCCCGCATTCGCCTCGTCCTCCTGGGGGGCAAGGCAACCGGGACCGAGTCGCTTGGCGGGATCGAGGCCTATCGCGCGGGCTTCGTGGATGAGGTGCATCGCGCCATGGCCGGGCTCGACCTCCTCTGGCACCCCTCCAGCGCCGAGGGGCTCGGCACCGCGGTGATCGATGCCATGGCGCTCGGCGTCCCGCCCATAGCCTTCTCCGTCGGCGGCCTCCCCGAGCTCATCGTCGACGGCACCACTGGGCTCCTCGTCCCGCCTGGCGATGTGGGAGCCTTTGCCCAGGCGGCGTCGCGCGCGCTGCAGGACACGGCGCTGCGCCGAGCCATGCACGTGGCCGGTCCTGAGCGCGCCCGCCAGTTCAGCGTCGAACGCATGGTTGCCGGCACTGGGGAGAGCTACGTGCGAGTGCTGTCCGGCACGGGGCACTGA
- a CDS encoding glycosyltransferase family 2 protein has translation MLYICIPAHDEAQTIGVLLWKIRKVFQEYSREYEILVYNDASTDATAETLESYRKVLPLTVLGSEQRVGYAGALTALCRDATQRTRYARRDAVITLQGDFTDQPEHIPELIKRFEGGADVVVGESSDATLGPKAVRRLRRFAPWTLRWSVKTPGVKDPFGSLRLYRVSVLRDALRAAGEAPLIAADGWAANVDLLLNTLPHARRVETVTMEPRYDLRPRDTRVKPLADAMKLYRFGRIARRRPARASAARDGRELRDAREPRDAREPRDAREPRDARESRAHAAPTPPTT, from the coding sequence GTGCTCTACATCTGCATCCCGGCCCACGACGAGGCCCAGACCATCGGCGTCCTGCTCTGGAAGATCCGCAAGGTCTTCCAGGAGTACTCGCGCGAGTACGAGATCCTGGTCTACAACGATGCCAGCACCGACGCGACGGCTGAGACGCTCGAGTCATATCGCAAGGTTCTCCCGCTCACCGTCCTTGGCAGCGAGCAGCGGGTGGGGTACGCGGGAGCGCTGACCGCGCTCTGTCGTGACGCGACGCAGCGCACCAGGTACGCTCGGCGCGACGCGGTCATCACGCTGCAGGGCGACTTCACCGACCAGCCGGAACACATCCCGGAGCTCATCAAGCGTTTCGAGGGTGGCGCCGATGTGGTGGTGGGCGAATCGTCCGATGCGACGCTCGGCCCCAAGGCGGTGCGTCGCCTGCGGCGCTTTGCGCCGTGGACGCTGCGCTGGTCGGTGAAGACCCCCGGGGTGAAGGACCCGTTCGGGTCGTTGCGGCTGTACCGCGTCTCCGTGCTGCGCGACGCCCTGCGCGCCGCCGGTGAGGCGCCGCTCATTGCGGCTGACGGATGGGCCGCGAATGTCGACCTCCTCCTCAACACCCTCCCGCACGCGCGCCGTGTCGAGACGGTGACGATGGAGCCGCGCTACGACCTGCGCCCGCGCGACACGCGCGTGAAGCCGCTGGCCGACGCCATGAAGCTGTATCGCTTTGGTCGCATCGCGCGCCGCCGCCCCGCACGCGCCAGCGCCGCCCGCGATGGGCGCGAATTGCGCGACGCGCGAGAGCCGCGCGACGCGCGTGAGCCGCGCGACGCGCGTGAGCCGCGCGACGCGCGTGAGTCCCGCGCGCACGCTGCTCCCACTCCCCCGACCACCTGA
- a CDS encoding DUF3108 domain-containing protein — translation MSWALARGVLTVGALLALAQSGGVAAQSSGTLDSVAPPASPYAPVPFAVGERLVYDVKFGAIKVGQGSMEVLDTVTLRGRPAWHTRFRVRGGIPFYRVDDVLESWIDRTAFSSLRFVQDFDEGGRERERRYEIFPERAMFQENDKPEEPSVGNPLDDGSFLYFIRTIPLEVGKTYEFHRYFRPDRNPVVVKVVGRERISVPAGSYETIVIQPIIKSKGIFSENGQARIWLSDDANRIMVQMKSRTKIGSLNLYLQSHRPSPLQPPTAPASAPR, via the coding sequence ATGTCGTGGGCCCTGGCGCGAGGCGTCCTCACGGTGGGCGCACTCCTCGCCCTTGCCCAATCGGGCGGGGTCGCGGCGCAGTCGTCGGGGACGCTCGACTCGGTGGCGCCTCCCGCGTCCCCCTACGCCCCGGTCCCCTTCGCTGTCGGTGAACGACTCGTCTACGACGTGAAGTTCGGCGCCATCAAGGTGGGACAGGGGAGCATGGAGGTGCTCGACACCGTCACGCTGCGCGGTCGTCCCGCCTGGCACACGCGCTTTCGCGTGCGCGGCGGCATCCCCTTCTATCGCGTCGACGACGTGCTGGAGAGCTGGATCGATCGCACCGCCTTCAGTTCGCTCCGCTTCGTGCAGGACTTCGACGAAGGGGGGCGCGAGCGCGAGCGTCGCTACGAGATCTTCCCCGAGCGCGCGATGTTCCAGGAGAACGACAAGCCGGAGGAACCCTCGGTGGGGAACCCGCTCGACGACGGCTCGTTCCTCTACTTCATCCGCACTATCCCGCTCGAGGTGGGGAAGACGTACGAGTTCCACCGCTACTTTCGCCCCGACCGCAACCCGGTGGTGGTGAAGGTCGTGGGGCGCGAGCGCATCTCGGTGCCCGCGGGGAGCTACGAGACGATCGTCATCCAACCGATCATCAAGTCGAAGGGGATCTTCTCCGAGAACGGGCAGGCGCGCATCTGGCTCTCCGACGACGCCAACCGCATCATGGTGCAGATGAAGTCGCGCACCAAGATCGGCTCCCTCAACCTGTACCTCCAATCGCACCGTCCGTCCCCCCTCCAGCCCCCGACCGCCCCGGCGAGCGCGCCTCGTTAG
- a CDS encoding M28 family peptidase, with protein sequence MGRMRTGRGAVGVVAVMGGLLLAGCSPSPRVVAAPAPASLEPNVNELRADLFAFSADSFRGRETGTPDADRAAAWIARRLTALGVEPAGDSGYFQRVPMRRSTLAADSIVVVTPGGRRALRLGNDFLLLTSLGPGAPLPKLSVDADVVFASYGIIDAGLGRDDYKGLDVKGKVVVIAGAVPAGVDSARRKSMQGADALFGRLGAAIGRGPAAIVLLLPDSIFQMAAGQFSGSPVELARGASPAGAARPLPMVAVARLASGSPLVPAAWPSAEQSTVPAGTRLVASVKQTTQPFNGYNVVGIVRGTDPALRNTYVAYGAHYDHIGIQPAVNGDSIANGADDDGSGSMLQLSVARAFAQGPKPKRSVLFVWHVGEEKGLFGSDVFTTNPTVPLDSIVAQLNADMVGRNGDDSLYIVGPGAAPNGQSSVLGAVIDSVNAAQARPFTFNREWDTTTHPERIYYRSDHFNYARKGIPIVFFTTGLHPQYHQVTDEAALINYPKMARIGALMYEAGVVLGNRSTRPKPTATQ encoded by the coding sequence ATGGGACGGATGCGTACGGGGCGGGGCGCGGTTGGGGTGGTGGCGGTGATGGGTGGATTGCTGCTGGCGGGGTGTTCGCCGTCGCCCAGGGTGGTGGCGGCGCCGGCGCCGGCGAGCCTCGAACCTAACGTGAACGAATTGCGCGCGGACCTCTTCGCCTTCTCGGCGGACTCGTTTCGCGGGCGCGAGACGGGGACGCCGGATGCCGATCGGGCCGCGGCATGGATTGCGCGGCGCCTGACGGCGCTGGGCGTGGAGCCGGCGGGCGACAGCGGCTACTTCCAGCGCGTTCCGATGCGCAGGTCGACCCTGGCCGCCGACTCGATCGTCGTCGTCACGCCGGGTGGCCGGCGCGCGCTGCGCCTGGGCAACGACTTCCTGCTCCTGACGTCCCTTGGCCCGGGCGCCCCGCTCCCCAAGCTGTCGGTGGATGCGGATGTCGTCTTTGCGTCCTACGGGATCATCGATGCCGGGTTGGGGCGTGACGACTACAAGGGGCTCGACGTGAAGGGAAAGGTGGTAGTGATTGCGGGGGCCGTGCCAGCGGGGGTCGACTCCGCCAGGCGCAAATCGATGCAGGGCGCGGATGCGCTCTTTGGCCGGCTGGGAGCGGCCATTGGTCGCGGCCCGGCGGCGATTGTCCTGCTTCTTCCCGATTCGATCTTCCAGATGGCGGCGGGGCAGTTCTCGGGGAGCCCGGTGGAGCTGGCGCGCGGCGCCTCGCCGGCAGGGGCGGCGCGCCCCTTGCCCATGGTCGCAGTGGCGCGCCTGGCCTCCGGCTCGCCGCTCGTGCCCGCCGCCTGGCCGTCGGCAGAGCAGTCGACGGTGCCGGCAGGGACGCGCCTGGTGGCGTCGGTGAAGCAGACCACGCAGCCGTTCAACGGCTACAACGTCGTAGGGATCGTGCGCGGGACCGACCCGGCCTTGCGGAACACGTACGTCGCCTACGGCGCGCACTATGATCACATCGGGATCCAGCCAGCGGTGAACGGCGACTCCATCGCCAACGGCGCCGATGACGATGGTTCCGGCAGCATGTTGCAGCTGTCGGTGGCGCGCGCCTTCGCGCAGGGGCCCAAGCCGAAGCGTTCCGTGCTCTTCGTGTGGCACGTGGGCGAGGAGAAAGGGCTGTTCGGCTCCGACGTCTTCACGACCAACCCCACCGTCCCGCTCGACTCGATCGTCGCCCAGCTCAACGCCGACATGGTGGGGCGCAATGGCGACGACTCGCTGTACATCGTTGGGCCCGGGGCGGCACCGAACGGGCAGAGTTCGGTGCTGGGTGCGGTGATCGACTCGGTGAACGCGGCGCAGGCGCGCCCCTTCACCTTCAACCGCGAGTGGGACACGACGACGCACCCGGAGCGCATCTACTACCGCAGCGACCACTTCAACTACGCCCGCAAGGGGATCCCGATCGTCTTCTTCACCACCGGGCTGCACCCGCAGTACCACCAGGTGACGGACGAGGCGGCGCTGATCAACTATCCAAAGATGGCGCGCATCGGCGCGTTGATGTACGAGGCGGGGGTGGTGCTGGGAAACCGCTCGACGCGTCCCAAGCCGACGGCGACGCAGTAG
- a CDS encoding FAD-dependent oxidoreductase codes for MTSSDFLDVVVIGDGLVGLASARACAARGLSTALVGKRRPGLGSAAAAGFLAPTIEPARGAALAFTLAAREHYAGYLNELQQLTGHFVPFALDGILRLPATERDAEAWAGAADPFSTWLSPSEVSVLEPALHAPLGARFHDGDGMVDNQRLLHSLGEAVALGGVQLVVGDARRIEVIGDLVAIEVAGGPRLRTRRVVIANGPWAPLLDGTPRAIPVRPLRGQMMALAGTPVSRPVFGAGGYVVPRAADRQVFVGSTSEAVGYELGTTDAALTGFRESAGRLVPALARADEVRIWSGLRPMTLDGLPIVGPDPDHSCVIYACGHSRNGILLAPLTGEVVAALASGSPVDFDLTPFSIARFPAGTGTIA; via the coding sequence ATGACGTCCAGTGATTTCCTCGACGTCGTCGTGATTGGCGACGGCCTCGTGGGGCTCGCCAGCGCCCGGGCCTGTGCGGCTCGCGGGCTCTCCACCGCCCTCGTGGGAAAGCGCCGCCCAGGCCTGGGCTCGGCCGCCGCCGCCGGTTTCCTCGCCCCCACGATCGAACCCGCTCGCGGCGCCGCGCTCGCCTTCACCCTCGCCGCCCGCGAGCACTACGCCGGCTACCTGAACGAATTGCAGCAGCTCACGGGACACTTCGTCCCCTTCGCCCTCGACGGCATCCTGCGCCTCCCGGCCACGGAGCGCGATGCCGAAGCCTGGGCCGGCGCCGCCGATCCCTTCTCGACCTGGCTATCGCCCAGCGAGGTGTCGGTGCTCGAACCCGCGCTGCACGCCCCGCTCGGCGCCCGCTTTCACGACGGCGACGGGATGGTCGACAACCAGCGCCTCCTCCACTCGCTCGGCGAGGCGGTCGCGTTAGGCGGGGTGCAGCTCGTTGTCGGCGACGCCCGCCGCATCGAAGTCATCGGCGATCTCGTCGCCATCGAGGTCGCCGGAGGGCCGCGCCTCCGCACGCGCCGCGTCGTCATCGCCAACGGCCCGTGGGCGCCCCTCCTCGACGGAACGCCGCGCGCGATCCCCGTTCGCCCCCTTCGCGGCCAGATGATGGCGCTTGCCGGAACGCCGGTGTCACGCCCTGTATTCGGCGCAGGCGGTTACGTCGTCCCGCGCGCCGCCGACCGACAGGTCTTCGTGGGAAGCACCTCCGAGGCGGTCGGCTACGAGCTTGGGACGACCGATGCCGCGCTGACGGGCTTCCGCGAGTCGGCCGGACGACTCGTCCCCGCCCTGGCCCGCGCCGACGAGGTCCGCATCTGGTCCGGGCTGCGCCCCATGACACTGGATGGGCTCCCCATCGTAGGCCCCGACCCCGACCATTCGTGCGTCATCTACGCCTGCGGACACTCCCGCAACGGGATCCTGCTGGCACCGCTCACCGGTGAGGTGGTGGCGGCCCTGGCCTCGGGCTCTCCCGTCGACTTTGACCTCACCCCGTTCTCCATCGCACGCTTTCCCGCGGGAACGGGCACAATCGCATAA
- the lipA gene encoding lipoyl synthase codes for MSDTLHQIMGRHRAEPLPERKPSWLKVKAPGGENYVRLKGLMKELNLHTVCEEAHCPNVGECWQHGTATFMILGDVCTRNCGYCAVAHGRPPKYDLDEPNRVGAAIAEMRLQHAVITSVDRDDLPDYGAYIFAETIRQIHQRLPGCSVEVLVPDFQGNEDSIRAVLDAGPDIYNHNTETVPRLYKRARPGGRYERVMNIFRYAKQVAPHIPTKTGMMVGLGETMEELVVVMRDLRAVDVDILTLGQYLRPSDGHLPLDRYYSPEEFRELRTIGMELGFRHVEAAPLVRSSYHAWEQVQAAAAAGK; via the coding sequence ATGTCGGATACGCTGCACCAGATCATGGGTCGCCACCGCGCGGAACCGCTCCCCGAGCGGAAACCGTCGTGGCTCAAGGTGAAGGCTCCCGGCGGCGAGAACTACGTCCGCCTCAAGGGGCTCATGAAGGAGCTCAACCTCCACACCGTGTGCGAGGAAGCGCACTGCCCCAACGTCGGCGAATGCTGGCAGCACGGGACAGCCACCTTCATGATCCTGGGCGACGTCTGCACCCGTAACTGCGGATACTGCGCGGTTGCCCACGGTCGCCCCCCGAAGTACGACCTCGACGAACCGAACCGCGTGGGCGCCGCGATTGCCGAGATGCGCCTGCAGCACGCCGTCATCACGTCGGTCGACCGCGACGACCTTCCCGACTACGGCGCCTACATCTTTGCCGAGACCATCCGGCAAATCCACCAGCGCCTTCCGGGGTGCTCGGTGGAGGTACTGGTCCCCGACTTCCAGGGGAATGAGGACTCGATCCGCGCCGTCCTCGACGCGGGGCCGGACATCTACAATCACAACACGGAGACCGTCCCGCGCCTGTACAAGCGCGCCCGCCCCGGCGGCCGCTACGAGCGCGTGATGAACATCTTCCGCTACGCCAAGCAGGTTGCCCCGCACATCCCCACCAAGACGGGAATGATGGTGGGCCTTGGCGAGACGATGGAGGAACTGGTCGTCGTGATGCGCGACCTGCGGGCGGTCGACGTCGACATTCTCACGCTCGGCCAGTACCTCCGCCCTTCTGACGGACACCTCCCGCTCGACCGATACTACTCGCCGGAGGAGTTCCGGGAGCTGCGCACCATCGGCATGGAACTCGGCTTCCGGCACGTCGAGGCCGCCCCGCTCGTGCGTTCCAGCTACCACGCCTGGGAGCAGGTACAAGCCGCGGCTGCGGCGGGGAAATGA